Genomic segment of Planctomycetaceae bacterium:
TCGTTGCGTCGACGGCGGCGGCTCAGTCGGACTCCACAAATGACAACACGGTCGGCGACGAAGTCGTGCTGCGGTTGATTGCGAACCTGGACGCCGACAGCTTTCGACTCCGCCAGCAGGCAACGCGGGATCTTGTCGAGATCGGCGAACCGGCTGCGGAGCCTCTTCGGCAACTCCGGCAAACGGGTTCACCGGAACAAAGGCTGCGAGCCGAATTCGTGTTGGCTCAGATTCAGAACCATTCCTTTTCCGTCCTGCTGGCGGAACTGCAGGCGTCGCCGTCGGCTGGTCTGGCATCGCGGCTGCCGTGCTGGGACAGATTTTCGGAACTGGCCGGCAGCGATCCGCGGGCCGTTGCATTTTTCATTTCACTGTTGGCGGCGGAACCACAGTTGTTCACCGCTTGCCAGAAGAATCGCGCGTCGGTTCCGGCGCTGCTTCGCGCGCGAGTCTCCGAGCTTCAGGAATCGCTGGCTCCCGGACCACTCACCGACAGCGACGCGTCGGCGGAATCGATCGCTGCCGTGCTGCTGATTTCCGGCGACCGGACGGTACGACTTCCCGGAGCCACGTCAACCACGGTCAGCATGCTGGCGTTGTCCGATGTGCTGAAATCGAAGCTTTCGCCGGCCGACGCCGAAGCAGAGTTGTACCGCCGTCTGGCGGGAGCGTGGGTGCTGCGAGAAGGCATCGCCCCACAGCGTCCACTGCTGTTGGCTCAGACATACCGCCTGCCGGAAGGCCCGCCGCTGGCACGTCGCGTGTTGAAGACCGCATTGCGGGGAACGAACGGCTGGTACGCGATGACGCTGCTGGCTCAGCAGGGTTCGCGTGATGACCTGCCTCTGCTGGAATCGCTGTTCGACAACCACCAGATTTTGTTTGCCGCGACGCAGAATCCGGATGAAGACGCCTATCGCGTCGAAATCGGCGACGTGGCTCTGGCGACTTCGCTGGTTCTGCGGGGCGAAGATCCCCGGCGATTTGGATTCCCCGACGTGACTCCGCAGCGCCCGTATTCGATGGCATTGGATTCCACAGGCTTCGCGACAGAAGCCGCTCGATCAGCCGCCGTGGAAAAATACCGCGAACGCTTTTCTGATTCTGTCCCGCAGAAGTAGGTTCCGGCGTCCCGACGAAACCTGCGGCCGCCACGACGCCTGCTGTCGCCGTGGCCCCGTCTGCGACGCCCCCCGCTCGGTTCGAAAGTGCTTCGCACCAACCTCGGCGCGAGGTTGAGCCGGCGGCGGGTCACGGCTAATGTGCCTGTCAGGAGTCTTCGCCGAACCGTCAGACCGACAATGTGGCTCAGAGGCAACGGGCTGTTGAAAACGGAGCCAGCCAGCGTCCGGAGTCATCCGGCCTATCACTACAACGAACTCGCGCTGCAACTGGCTGCATGCGCCGCGATCGTTGCGGCGGGAGTCGTGCTGTTTTCCAACAAGGCGCCTGTGGGCCTGCAGCTTTCGGTCGGTCACATCGGTTTGGCCGCCGTGTTTGCGTTCTGCCGATTCCGCCTGCTGCCTCGCGTGCAGACTGCCGGTCAGCTTGACGCGGTTGTGACCGTCGCCGTGGTTTCGGTCTTCGCCATCCAGATCTGGTCGGTGGTTCTGCATTCGGGCGCGGAGTCACCGGCGGGAGTGGCCTGTCTGACGGTCACAATCAGCCTGTTGTATTGTTCGACGACCGCATTTCTGTGCACAGTCGCAACGGGTGCCGGGTTGTGGCTGATGAGTCGGCAGATGGCGGGCGGCAGCCGTTTCGACATTGATCTGGTTCACCTGTTTGTGACCGCCCCGGCCTGCGCGATTGTCGTTCGAATGTCCGTGCTGCAGATGTTCGGCGCGCTGAACGGGCTGCGCGAGACGGAACGGCAGACGCGGGCGGATCTTGAAGCCACCGTCGCGACTCTGACCGTCGAGAAACAGCTCCGGCAGCAGTCGGAAAATCAGTTGTTTGAGGTGCAGAAGAATGAGAGTCTCGGGCTGATGGCAGGCGGCATCGCTCATGACTTCAACAACGTGATTCAGGCCATCAGCTCGTTTGCCGAAGTGATTCAAATGACGTCCGGCGATCAGCAGGCACGTCAGACGGCCACAGAGATCGCGAAGGCCGCAGCCAACGCCGGCGACATCTGCGCACAGATGCTGGTGTTTGCCGGAAAGTCTCAGGATCGGCACGAACTGACGGATCTGGGAACACTGACGCTGGACCTGCAGGCCCTGCTGCGTGCGGCCGTGCATGACAACATCACGCTGACTGTTTCCCGTCAGCCGAACGTGTCTTTGTCAGTCCCTGCCAATCCCGGTCAGATCCGGCAGGTGCTGATCAATCTCGTGTCAAACGCCGCGGATGCCACACGGGAAAACGGGGGAAATGTCTCCGTGCATGTCCGCCGCCTGGATGTCGAAACCGATGCCGACCTTCCGTCAGGCAGAGTGACCGGGAACTTTTCCGTGCGGGGACCCTGCGTGGCCATCGAAGTCACCGACGACGGTATCGGGATTGACTCGGAAATTCTGCGGCAGATGTTCGATCCCTACTTTACCACCAAACCGACGGGGCACGGATTCGGCCTGTCGGTTGTCCTGGGAATCGTCCGCAGCCACAACGCAACAATCTTCGTGAATACCGTGCCGGGTCGCGGCAGCACCGTGACAATGCTGCTTCCGTGCC
This window contains:
- a CDS encoding ATP-binding protein, which translates into the protein MKTEPASVRSHPAYHYNELALQLAACAAIVAAGVVLFSNKAPVGLQLSVGHIGLAAVFAFCRFRLLPRVQTAGQLDAVVTVAVVSVFAIQIWSVVLHSGAESPAGVACLTVTISLLYCSTTAFLCTVATGAGLWLMSRQMAGGSRFDIDLVHLFVTAPACAIVVRMSVLQMFGALNGLRETERQTRADLEATVATLTVEKQLRQQSENQLFEVQKNESLGLMAGGIAHDFNNVIQAISSFAEVIQMTSGDQQARQTATEIAKAAANAGDICAQMLVFAGKSQDRHELTDLGTLTLDLQALLRAAVHDNITLTVSRQPNVSLSVPANPGQIRQVLINLVSNAADATRENGGNVSVHVRRLDVETDADLPSGRVTGNFSVRGPCVAIEVTDDGIGIDSEILRQMFDPYFTTKPTGHGFGLSVVLGIVRSHNATIFVNTVPGRGSTVTMLLPCRDAATKQNHRPADSATERPVAATRRILIVDDEESVRRSVARMLTALNWQTVEVSDGSTAIELLQSDRRFDVILLDYTMPHTSGLEVASLLRHSGISIPLILCSGFVDHASEPGLLEIADAFLAKPFQSSELIAVLDQVLQGSR